The Cetobacterium somerae sequence AATACTATCTCTAACTATTCTTCTCATTTTTCTTACAATACTAGTTTTTATTCTATTATGGGCATCTATATTCAATTGAGTTAAACAACTAATATAAATTTTAAAAATGTGACTTTGAGAAATCCCTTCAATCAAACTATTATTTAAACCATGTATTCCCTCTAGAATTATAATTGTATTTTTAGATATTTTTACTATTTCCCCTTTTTCTTTTCTTTGACCACTTGTAAAGTCATACTTTGGAATCTCTACTTCTCTTTCAAGCATTAAATCTCTCAAGTTTTTATTTAAAAGTTCTATATCAAGAGCTTTTATTGTTTCAAAATCCTTTTTTCCATTTTCGTCAATAGGAATTTGATCTCTATTTACATAATAATCATCTAAAGATATCATTAATGGTCTTATTTCTGAAGCCATTAAATGTAATTTTAACCTGTTACTAAAAGTTGTTTTTCCTGATGAGCTTGGACCAGCTATTGTAACTATTTTTATCTCTCTATCCTCTAATATCTTTTCAGTTATATTAGTTATTTTTTTATCATGAAGAGTTTCATTAACTCTAATTAACTCTATTATATCTCCTTGTAAATTAATTCTATTTAAACTTCCAACGCAAGATACTTCCATTATGTCATTCCATTTAGAACTTTCTTTATATACTTTAGCTAATTTTATATCATCTATCATCGGCGGAATTTGTATAACCCCATTTATCTCTTTAGGAGTTTTAAAGATAAATCCTTCATCATATGAATACAACTCAAACATATCTACATATTTAGTATTATCATACAATTCTTCTATAAAATACGTTCTATAATTATCCAATTCATATACAAAAAAAGATATTATTCCTGTCGTTTCTAAAAGTTCTTTTAAGTCTTCTCTAATATTTTCCAAATGTTTTTGTGTTACTTCTTCCGAACTAAATTGAATTTTTTTAATCATTTTTTTCTTCGCTACTATTTCATTCATTCTAGTTTCTATTTTTTTTATCTCTTCTTCTGTAACATAATTTTTTCCACTTATTGTTACATAAACTCCATTATTTAAAGAATTTCTAAATATGACTTGAAATGATGGGTAAATATCATTAATTGCTTTTAATAAGACTAATTTTGAAGTCAAATGATATTTTCTACTTTTAAATTTTTCCATAAAATTCCTCCTTTATAAAAATAACTCTAAATTAGTATTTAATCTAATTTAGAGTTATCCTTTTTATTCTTCTATTTTTTTCTCTTCTTTTCCTATTAAGTGACATGCATAAAAATGTCCTGGTGATATTTCTCTTAAAATTGGTGTTGAATTACCACACTCTGGAACTGCCATACTACATCTTTTTCTAAATCTGCATCCTACTCCTGGATTAACTGGTGATGTTATCTCACCCTTCAATCTTTCTCGACTCATTTTATGTCTTATGCTCGGAATCGGAATTGC is a genomic window containing:
- a CDS encoding uridine kinase family protein codes for the protein MEKFKSRKYHLTSKLVLLKAINDIYPSFQVIFRNSLNNGVYVTISGKNYVTEEEIKKIETRMNEIVAKKKMIKKIQFSSEEVTQKHLENIREDLKELLETTGIISFFVYELDNYRTYFIEELYDNTKYVDMFELYSYDEGFIFKTPKEINGVIQIPPMIDDIKLAKVYKESSKWNDIMEVSCVGSLNRINLQGDIIELIRVNETLHDKKITNITEKILEDREIKIVTIAGPSSSGKTTFSNRLKLHLMASEIRPLMISLDDYYVNRDQIPIDENGKKDFETIKALDIELLNKNLRDLMLEREVEIPKYDFTSGQRKEKGEIVKISKNTIIILEGIHGLNNSLIEGISQSHIFKIYISCLTQLNIDAHNRIKTSIVRKMRRIVRDSISRNFDAEETLEMWSRVRKGESKNIFPYQENADVIFDTSLAYEIGVLKPAVERELIKIKMSSPHYDEARKLLRLLSYFTTISDRYVPDESILKEFIGGSYFYNY